The DNA sequence CTGGAAACTCTCTTAACAAAGACTCCATTACCTTAATTGCATCCAAGTACTGTTTACTCTGCTGATAAGAGTCAACTAATAGCAGCTTAACTTGAGTGGCACTGACCGTATCATCTTTAATAGATAACAAGGCTTTAATTGCGCCATGATAATCACCAGATTGAATATTCGATTTAGCTAAGTTAGTTAATCCTTGTGAAGACTCAGGGTTCATAGTCAACACTTGCTTAAAGTAATATTCCGCTTTATCAGTATTTTTCTGCTGCAAATATGCCAAACCTAATAAAGATAAAATGCGAATATCATTTGGCTGATTAATATTAGCCTTGATTAGTAAACTACGTGCCGTTTCAGCTTGCTGCTGCATCAACTCTACACTCGCCAGCATAAGCACCGCATTGACTTCTAGTTCAGCATAACTCAAAAACTTAGTCAGGTAGTGTCTGGCATCGTCTAAGCGGCCAAACTGATAACTTACTTGACCCGCTAAATAGTAGTAATCAGGTGTATTTTTCATTACATCGTCAGGCACGCCGGCTAAGGTCACCATAACTTGTGTTATGGCGGTTTGACTTAATTGTTGTTCCTGCATTTGCGTCGCTAAGAGAATTGCTTTTAAGTAACCTGCTCTTGGCTCATTAGGGATCTTAGCCAAGATATATTCAATATCTTGTTCCGCTTTATTATGTTGCTTTAGGTTGATTAGCAGCATAGCCCGAGTCAAGCGAGCAGAAAGATGCTCTGGGCTAATAGCTACTGCTTGATTAATCGCCATTAAGGCCTGATTTGGCTGCTGTTGATGTTGTAATATTTTTGCTTTTAATATCCAGCTGTTAGCCAACGGCGCATCTGAACTTAGCGCTTGTTCGACAAAATTAAGGGCTAAATCAACTCGTTTATTTTGCAAGGCAATTTGCGCTCTACCTAAAAGTGCTAACTGGCTTTGGCTATCAATGGCTAATGCTTGTTTAAAAGCAATATCAGCAGCGCGATATTGATGAACTCCAATTAATGCCTGACCTCGAAATATTTTTAAATCTCGCTCAATACTACGTTGAAAAACGCTTGATTCTGTTATCTCTATGACTTTGCGATATTGCTTTTGTAATAAATAAGCATGGGCGAATAAACTGATAATATGGTCATCATCAACAAGGTCACTATCAACTCGGTTAAGCTCAACTTCTGCGGCTACGCCATTACCTTGCTGTAAATAGACTTGCGTTAATAGTACTCGGGCAGGCACATGCTTATCGTCTTGTTGCAATATATTTTTCAGATGTACTAAAGCGGTACCATTATCTTGCTGCTCAAAAGCAATCAAGGCTTGCTCATAATACTGATTAATCGTTTCATTCGCATAGGCAAATTGCATTGTCCAGCATAATACGCTTACACATGCCAATGTACCTAAACTACTTCCCTTAATGTTTGATAACCATTTCATTTACTTTTCCCATGTCGAAATATTTTACAATTTGAAAATATGACCTTGCCTACAAAGCAAAAAACAACACCAAGCAACTGATTAATAGATAAAAATCAATCAAGGCACAGTTTTTGTATAATGTATATACAAGCCCTGAAAAAAGTATACATCAGTAAATGCGAACGGTGTTAGTAGTAATTTTGAACACCTATTTGTTCAGGGCTAAATAATAAAACGGACTCTTAATAACTTTTGGAATGACAATGTCTTTAATGCAAAAATTTTTAACTCCCATGGGGGCCCTCGCCTTAATCGCGACTTCATCAGTATTTGCTAGCGATATTCCTATTGATAATCATATCGTTTACGACCGCGGCGACCAGGTATACGGTGGCGCAAATTATGAAGTAGACAGAATGGTGGTCAATTGGGATGTAAATGACCAGATTACCGTAGACATCTATACCAACTTTGGCGCCAACAATAACGACCATACCGGTGATAACGTTCGTGGAGGTCGCAGTATCATTTATGGTGACTTATTACTAGGAACTACTGGTAGCGCTACAGATTTCAATTATGCATTCTCTTTAGGTGAATTAACCCCTGAAGTTGCAAGCTACCCAGATGAGCTTAGTGGTGGCTGGGATAACTATTACGGCGGCACAAAAACAGCAGGTTATGAGCGCTACTACCGTCATGCTGAAGACACCAACAATAGTTACTCAACGGGTGGTTTATACGCTATTAATAATACTCTGTCTTCAACACCTGATTATCACGTTGGCGGTGGTGTTGAAGTAGGACAAGTATTTGGCGACGTTACTGATAGAAATAACAAGGCCGGTAATGGCATTTGGTCTGTTAACAACTCTTCTGTAGATTTTGATATTTTCAGTTTCAGCTTTAACGTAGCTAATATTGAAGCATTTCAAAATGCTGATCAGCTTGCATTAAGTTGGACTATGTCTTGTTACAACGATGTCGTTACAGCACTAATTAGCAAAACAAGCAACCCTGTACCAGTTCCACTACCAGCAACGAGCCTACTGCTAGTATTGGCTTTACTAGTGTTAAGAAAACAAAGTAGCCAAACCAATAAACTATTAGCTTAAAACATAAAGCCCAGCATCATTGCTGGGCTTTTTGTCATAGCTGAATAAATTCGCTAATTAATAGTAACTGTCTTTTTCGTTATGCGCTTGAGGATCTTCGATGATTTCATTGAAGTCGACTTCAAAACTGTTATTGTTTTTTGTATCTGCCATATAAATGGTACGGGTTGAATCATCAATCCAGGTTACTGTACCACTGCCTTTCTTACTGCCACATTTCATACCTATATGTATATCGCTAAACTCCATAAGCCCCCCTATTTAATTGCCAGAAATACACCCGTACAGGGTTAGATATCTCAACTTGGCATAAGTTCAAAAATTATACAAGTATTAACTTAATACCAACTGAAATAATGCTTTAGTCATCTCAGAGCTATGTCTGAGAAGAGAGAACAAGAAAGATATTGTGACAATATAGTTATTCTATATTGAACAAATCTGCCGCAGTTATCTTGCCTCTGACAAGCTCCCGAAGGGCGAGTTTAAAAGACTGATATGCTGCGTTGCTGAACTTAACAAGGACGCTGCATGGATGCAGTATATTAGAGAATGCAGGAGCACATTCTCCTGAATAACCATTCTTTTCATTCAGCGCCTTGCCTCTAAATCTTTTAATTCTCGCTGAGAGAGCAAATCATTTTTTCATCTGGTATAAGTATAGTGATAAATAATAAAAGTGGGCAGTTTTTGCTTTTACTACGGCGTATATAAACAGCCTAAGGTGCAGCCACGCTGGGCTCCCGTTACTGAAGGTAGGTTACTCACTAATTGATGATCATAAGCATAGGCAAGCCAAGCAAACGTCATCGCTTCAATGGCATCAATATCAACACCAACATCGCTAGATAAGCGAACATCAAAGCTTGCCGATGCACGAGTTTGTTGTAAATCATCAGCTATGAGCGCGGCTAAATTGTCATTGTGGGCACCACCACCGCATAGATAAACCTCAGCATTTTGGCTTACACTGCTAATTGCCTGTGCTAGCGATTTAGCCGTTAAGGCAGCTAAGCTTGCCTGTATATCTTTCGCTGCCAGTGTTTGCTGGTATGATTGTTCAAAGGCGGTTAAATGCGCGAGTAACCAGTGAATATTAAAGTATTCTCGGCCAGTACTTTTCGGCGCGGGTTTATTAAAAAATTCATCTTGTAAAAACTGAGTTAATAGTGCTTGATTACAGGTACCGCTACTTGCCCACTTACCCTTGCTATCATACTTTTTACTGCTATTGGGATGGTTTTTCTGATACCAATCATCAAGTAAAGCATTAGCAGGCCCAGTATCAAAACCAATAACGTGAGCGGATTCTGCAATAGGTAAATAACTAATATTAGCTATACCGCCAAGGTTAACTACAACCACATCACGGCGATTCTTTTTAAACACTTGTTGATGAAATGCTGGTACTAATGGCGCACCTTGACCACCTAAAGCGATATCTTTTTGCCGGAATTGCCCAATAACACGAATATTTGTTAAACAAGCAAGCGTTTGGCTACAACCAATTTGCACGGTAAAAGGATAAGCTTGGCTAGGTCGATGGCGAATGGTTTGCCCGTGATTACCTATGGCAATAATATCGTCAACTGATAGCTTTTGTTGGCCAATAAAAGCTAAAACACACTGTGAAAAAAAATATGCTAATTCAATATCTAAACTAAACGCCAGTTCTATTTCGTTATGATTTGGGCAATATAAAGCCGTTATTTTCTTATTTAATGCAGGTGAATAAGCTTGATAATAACTAGCAACGAGTTTTGCTTTACCTTGTGTAAAACTCACTAAGGCTAAATCAACCCCATCAGCGCTGGTACCCGACATCAAGCCGATATAATATTTACCTGCCAATAATGATATATCAGCTTCTATATTAGTCTTCACTTGCTAAACCATTAGCTGAACCAGCTTGCATCGACAAGACCGCACTTTTCACACCATTTAGCTCTTCTATGCGCTTATTTGCCAACGCAGTAAATTCTGCTTTGTATTTTTTCGCGATAGGTTTGGCATCAGGCAATTTAACGGTTCTTGGATTTCTATGCACGCCATTTAATAAGAATTCATAATGTAAGTGCGGCCCTGCCGCTAAACCAGTAGCACCAACATAACCAATGACCTGACCTTGCTTCACTCGCTGGCCTTTTTTAACTGAAGGTCGTTTGGAAAAGTGTAAATACTTAGTCACTATGCCATTGCCATGCTGAATAAATACATAATTACCATTGTATTTATTATACGTTGCATGAGTTACTTTACCATTACCCGCAGCTACAACAGGTGTGCCAGTTTTGGCTGCGTAATCAATACCATTATGTGCTTTCCAGCGTTTTTGCACAGGATGAAAACGCTTAGGTTTAAAGCTAGAGCTTATATACTTAAAATTCACCGGCGCACGTAAAAACGCCTTACGCATACTTTTACCATCGGGCGTGTAATATTCGCCATCGGTAAATCTTACCGCTTGAAATACTTCACCTTGGTTTACAAACTCTGCCGCTAAAATATTGCCTGTGCCAATATATTCGCCATCAACATACTGCTGTTCATAAATAACATGGAAACTATCGTCTTCACGTATATCTTGTGCAAAATCGATATCCCAACCAAAAATATTGGCAAAGTTAATTATTTGACTGTCAGTTAACCCCGCTTTAACGCCAGCATTCCAAAAGCTCGAGGTAATTTGGCCACTACTAAAGTTTTCTCTTACTTCAACAGTTTTACTTTCTTTATGCGCTTGATAACGATCACCAACCAAGTTAATAAACAAGGTTTCTGTTTTAGACAAAGGGTATTCTAAAGCCACCAATTGCTTATTTTCATCACTACCAATACGAATTTTATCGCCGACATTGATCTTTTTCAGTAACTTACTTTCTTCACCTTTTGCAGTACTTACCGCATAAGTTGTTTGCGCACTAAAACCTAAACGCTTAAAAATCCTTGCTAGTGAATCCCCTTTGCGTACCTTAGCAGTTTGCCACGATAAATGGATTTTTTGCTCTGAAGATACGGGTTTTGCTTCTGGGTCAACAACGACGATATCTTGCTTAGCGACCTCAACTTTAGGTAGTGCGATTGGTTTACTGTCAGTGATGGGTTGTGACTGCTGCGGTAAAGCAACTTGATAACGCTGCCCTACGGCCAATTGATTAACCTCAACTTCCTCTTCGCTAGGCCATATCAG is a window from the Litorilituus sediminis genome containing:
- the prsT gene encoding XrtA/PEP-CTERM system TPR-repeat protein PrsT, yielding MKWLSNIKGSSLGTLACVSVLCWTMQFAYANETINQYYEQALIAFEQQDNGTALVHLKNILQQDDKHVPARVLLTQVYLQQGNGVAAEVELNRVDSDLVDDDHIISLFAHAYLLQKQYRKVIEITESSVFQRSIERDLKIFRGQALIGVHQYRAADIAFKQALAIDSQSQLALLGRAQIALQNKRVDLALNFVEQALSSDAPLANSWILKAKILQHQQQPNQALMAINQAVAISPEHLSARLTRAMLLINLKQHNKAEQDIEYILAKIPNEPRAGYLKAILLATQMQEQQLSQTAITQVMVTLAGVPDDVMKNTPDYYYLAGQVSYQFGRLDDARHYLTKFLSYAELEVNAVLMLASVELMQQQAETARSLLIKANINQPNDIRILSLLGLAYLQQKNTDKAEYYFKQVLTMNPESSQGLTNLAKSNIQSGDYHGAIKALLSIKDDTVSATQVKLLLVDSYQQSKQYLDAIKVMESLLREFPENSYYYQRIGVLYGHNKQLELARSAFDTAISLDDSNVLAMIHLARMDNISGNPAKALAFLQDKLKQFPKNSLIMAEVSDAYLLNNDHKNSMLWLKKAYALDKNSFFIVEKYAKALAREGELAQALLVTEAFVSSHSKHVASRLLVAKFYQTNKQYQQAADSLKDVLDHVANKAGIYVQIARVQLQAKNNTAAISSFKKAMVANEQYLPAYLGLLDIIMLQQDEKYALQLIATIKDISKDEGLAEVLQGKLYYQLHNYDLAEQHYLKALTIEPSKVAILGVYKSFKKQKQANKAITYLVSWLKAHGDDLQVSIALADCYRQSQQLQKSGQAYQQLLADYGELPILLNNYANVLYELDEADLALHHARKAYSYLKNNVAIIDTLGWIESRMGNKEVALALFRQALTKDFDNAEVQYHLGATLYDLERHNEAQKYLKKSVNSRQDFSEKHKAKALLARIQS
- a CDS encoding anhydro-N-acetylmuramic acid kinase translates to MKTNIEADISLLAGKYYIGLMSGTSADGVDLALVSFTQGKAKLVASYYQAYSPALNKKITALYCPNHNEIELAFSLDIELAYFFSQCVLAFIGQQKLSVDDIIAIGNHGQTIRHRPSQAYPFTVQIGCSQTLACLTNIRVIGQFRQKDIALGGQGAPLVPAFHQQVFKKNRRDVVVVNLGGIANISYLPIAESAHVIGFDTGPANALLDDWYQKNHPNSSKKYDSKGKWASSGTCNQALLTQFLQDEFFNKPAPKSTGREYFNIHWLLAHLTAFEQSYQQTLAAKDIQASLAALTAKSLAQAISSVSQNAEVYLCGGGAHNDNLAALIADDLQQTRASASFDVRLSSDVGVDIDAIEAMTFAWLAYAYDHQLVSNLPSVTGAQRGCTLGCLYTP
- a CDS encoding OapA family protein, whose product is MLIMLIWPSEEEVEVNQLAVGQRYQVALPQQSQPITDSKPIALPKVEVAKQDIVVVDPEAKPVSSEQKIHLSWQTAKVRKGDSLARIFKRLGFSAQTTYAVSTAKGEESKLLKKINVGDKIRIGSDENKQLVALEYPLSKTETLFINLVGDRYQAHKESKTVEVRENFSSGQITSSFWNAGVKAGLTDSQIINFANIFGWDIDFAQDIREDDSFHVIYEQQYVDGEYIGTGNILAAEFVNQGEVFQAVRFTDGEYYTPDGKSMRKAFLRAPVNFKYISSSFKPKRFHPVQKRWKAHNGIDYAAKTGTPVVAAGNGKVTHATYNKYNGNYVFIQHGNGIVTKYLHFSKRPSVKKGQRVKQGQVIGYVGATGLAAGPHLHYEFLLNGVHRNPRTVKLPDAKPIAKKYKAEFTALANKRIEELNGVKSAVLSMQAGSANGLASED